In one Myxosarcina sp. GI1 genomic region, the following are encoded:
- a CDS encoding DUF3124 domain-containing protein → MKLYKLFSWVTAAVLLTSCIAQEKPNQLQVDSNRPTPSPKTITLDENYQKVMGQTVYVPVYSHVFHQDEKNIFDLAATLSIRNTDFKEAIAIASVKYYDWNGKLVKNYLEQPIEIAALSSTDFFINTSDRSGGSGAKFIVEWVAQTNVSEPIVEAIMIGTGFQQGISFVSPGKVIENHHNSQPENPN, encoded by the coding sequence ATGAAGCTATATAAACTTTTTAGTTGGGTAACTGCTGCTGTTTTACTTACATCCTGCATAGCACAGGAGAAGCCGAATCAGTTACAAGTAGATTCCAATCGCCCAACTCCATCGCCAAAAACCATAACCTTGGATGAAAATTACCAAAAAGTAATGGGTCAGACTGTTTATGTTCCCGTTTACTCTCATGTTTTTCATCAGGATGAGAAAAACATTTTCGATTTAGCTGCTACTCTGAGTATTCGCAATACCGATTTCAAAGAGGCGATCGCGATCGCTTCGGTAAAATATTATGATTGGAATGGCAAACTGGTGAAAAATTATCTAGAGCAGCCTATTGAGATTGCGGCATTGTCTTCTACAGATTTTTTCATTAATACTAGCGATCGCAGTGGTGGTTCTGGAGCTAAATTTATTGTGGAGTGGGTAGCCCAAACCAACGTGAGCGAACCGATAGTTGAGGCAATTATGATTGGTACTGGTTTTCAACAGGGAATTTCTTTTGTTAGTCCTGGTAAAGTTATTGAAAATCATCATAATTCTCAACCTGAAAACCCAAATTAG
- a CDS encoding NAD-dependent malic enzyme, with amino-acid sequence MVDLNPSSSFSLKIELEIPNRPGALASVMSAIASLGGSLGDISLLQYNHKYTQRELTVDASSSEHADKIVSAIEALPSVKVINYSDRTFAIHRGGKISIESKLPLKSQSDLSMAYTPGVGRICRAIAENPERVYSLTIKSNTVAVVTDGSAVLGLGNLGAGAALPVMEGKALLFKEFAGIDAFPICLDTQDTEAIIQTVKHIAPVFGGINLEDIAAPRCFEIERRLRAELNIPVFHDDQHGTAIVVLAALYNALTLVGKSLAEVKIVINGAGAAGVAIATLLQKAGATTIILCDSQGIIARERDNLNEQKLAFAVAQSGSLADAMQEADVFLGVSAPGVVSPEMVESMAKEPIVFAMANPVPEIQPELVYNRVGVMATGRSDYPNQINNVLAFPGVFRGALDCRSMAITTNMYLEAAKAIAALVAPQDLDREHIIPSVFDARVATAVATAVSLAAEHDGVARAYQQQKLQ; translated from the coding sequence ATGGTTGATTTAAATCCAAGTTCCAGTTTTAGTTTAAAAATCGAACTGGAAATTCCTAATCGCCCAGGAGCATTAGCTTCAGTCATGAGTGCGATCGCGTCTTTGGGTGGTAGTTTGGGAGACATTTCGCTGCTGCAATACAATCACAAATACACTCAGCGAGAATTAACGGTAGATGCTTCTAGTAGCGAACACGCCGATAAAATTGTCAGTGCCATCGAAGCTCTACCTAGCGTCAAAGTTATTAACTACAGCGATCGCACTTTTGCCATTCATCGGGGAGGCAAGATTAGCATCGAGAGCAAACTTCCTCTAAAATCTCAGTCCGATCTTTCGATGGCTTATACTCCTGGAGTTGGCAGGATTTGCAGAGCGATCGCAGAAAATCCCGAACGGGTGTATTCCCTGACGATTAAGAGCAATACCGTAGCAGTAGTTACCGATGGTAGTGCCGTATTAGGTCTGGGTAATTTAGGAGCGGGTGCGGCTCTACCAGTGATGGAAGGTAAAGCTTTATTATTTAAGGAATTTGCTGGAATTGATGCTTTTCCCATTTGTTTGGATACTCAAGATACCGAAGCAATTATTCAAACTGTCAAACATATCGCTCCAGTGTTTGGCGGCATAAATTTAGAGGATATTGCCGCTCCTCGGTGTTTTGAAATCGAACGACGTTTGAGAGCAGAACTAAATATTCCCGTATTTCACGACGATCAGCACGGTACGGCAATTGTAGTCTTAGCTGCTTTATATAATGCTCTAACCTTAGTTGGGAAATCTCTAGCTGAAGTAAAAATTGTCATCAATGGTGCGGGGGCAGCAGGAGTAGCGATCGCTACTCTGTTACAGAAAGCAGGAGCGACAACAATTATTTTATGTGATTCGCAAGGAATTATTGCTAGAGAGCGCGATAATCTTAACGAGCAAAAACTAGCATTTGCTGTAGCTCAAAGTGGTAGTTTGGCTGATGCCATGCAGGAAGCCGATGTTTTTTTGGGAGTCAGCGCACCAGGAGTAGTTAGCCCCGAAATGGTCGAATCGATGGCAAAAGAGCCGATTGTTTTTGCTATGGCGAATCCCGTACCCGAAATTCAACCAGAATTAGTTTACAATCGCGTAGGGGTAATGGCTACAGGACGCAGCGACTATCCCAATCAGATCAATAATGTGTTAGCCTTTCCTGGTGTTTTTCGCGGTGCTTTAGATTGTCGCAGCATGGCAATTACTACTAATATGTACCTCGAAGCAGCCAAAGCGATCGCCGCTTTAGTTGCTCCTCAAGATTTAGATCGCGAACACATTATTCCCTCTGTGTTCGATGCTAGAGTAGCCACTGCTGTAGCCACTGCCGTTAGTTTGGCTGCCGAACATGACGGAGTTGCTAGAGCGTACCAGCAACAAAAACTACAATAA
- a CDS encoding OsmC family protein — protein MSKEHKYQTILKWTGNRNRGTENYQAYDRTYEIEVKGKPIVYGSSDPTFRGDKTKYNPEELLVASLSSCHMLWYLHLCSEAGIIAIAYRDIAIGKMEEMKNGSGKFTEVVLQPEATITTESDLKKAKQLHQTAHKFCFIANSVNFPVLCQPSIKQSSNREGDL, from the coding sequence ATGTCAAAAGAACATAAGTATCAAACAATTCTCAAATGGACGGGGAATAGAAATAGAGGTACTGAAAATTACCAAGCCTATGACCGCACTTATGAAATAGAAGTAAAAGGCAAGCCGATCGTTTATGGCTCATCAGATCCTACTTTTCGTGGAGATAAAACCAAATATAACCCCGAAGAATTATTGGTAGCTTCTCTGTCTAGTTGTCATATGCTGTGGTATCTGCATTTATGTTCTGAAGCAGGAATAATTGCGATCGCCTATCGAGATATCGCTATTGGCAAGATGGAGGAAATGAAAAATGGTAGCGGAAAATTTACCGAAGTTGTTCTTCAGCCAGAGGCTACTATTACTACTGAAAGCGATTTGAAAAAGGCAAAACAGTTACACCAAACAGCCCACAAATTTTGTTTTATTGCTAATTCAGTTAACTTTCCCGTTCTTTGTCAACCATCGATTAAACAAAGCTCAAATAGAGAAGGGGATTTATAA
- a CDS encoding D-alanyl-D-alanine carboxypeptidase family protein — protein MDEIPEAIRVRESINETKRSSVTLVAGGVLCLVIVGSLAIFLASSSKQPQPTVSSLPAKSKVETDNSNTEAVSSPSPPANAQALKPTSSFDSNSARPDKENLLGHLPYQEVSEANLESITANGSVRLHPKAAAKFREMQAAARAEGVILTPISGFRSVKAQEQLFFGVKEQRVQDAVKRAEVSAPPGYSEHHTGYAIDIGDGKVPAANVEPEFENTAAFRWLQANAARYSFELSFPLNNSQGISYEPWHWRYVGDRQSLETFYKVNNEQ, from the coding sequence ATGGATGAGATCCCAGAAGCAATAAGAGTTAGAGAAAGCATTAACGAGACTAAACGTTCGTCTGTAACTTTAGTTGCTGGAGGTGTGCTTTGCCTCGTTATCGTTGGTTCGCTAGCAATTTTTTTAGCTTCTTCCAGCAAACAGCCACAGCCTACAGTAAGTTCGCTTCCTGCAAAAAGCAAGGTTGAGACTGATAATAGCAACACAGAGGCAGTTTCTAGTCCGTCACCACCAGCAAACGCTCAGGCACTCAAACCCACGTCTTCGTTTGACTCAAACTCTGCCAGACCAGATAAAGAAAATTTACTCGGTCACTTACCCTACCAGGAAGTTTCAGAAGCAAATTTAGAATCTATTACTGCTAACGGTAGTGTTCGCCTGCATCCTAAAGCAGCAGCCAAATTTCGCGAAATGCAGGCAGCAGCCAGAGCCGAAGGGGTTATTTTGACTCCAATCTCTGGTTTTCGCTCGGTTAAAGCTCAAGAACAGTTATTCTTTGGAGTTAAAGAACAAAGAGTTCAAGATGCTGTAAAAAGAGCAGAAGTTAGCGCGCCGCCTGGATACAGCGAACATCATACGGGATATGCGATTGACATCGGCGATGGTAAGGTTCCAGCAGCCAATGTAGAACCAGAATTTGAGAACACTGCTGCTTTTCGCTGGTTACAGGCAAATGCTGCTCGCTATAGCTTTGAGTTGTCTTTTCCGCTCAATAATTCTCAAGGAATTAGCTACGAACCCTGGCACTGGCGTTATGTAGGCGATCGCCAGAGCTTAGAGACTTTCTATAAAGTTAACAACGAACAATGA
- a CDS encoding TrkA family potassium uptake protein, with the protein MYVLIGGAGMMGLDLAKTLLQRGHTIAVIDTNPLACQYAREKIGVMAFEGSAVNTTVLLEAGIRKANAVIATLTEDAINLALVTLCRHYGVSQIVVRMRNRDFTEPYQLAGATHIISTTELAINRVVNAIEYPQIDAMMHFEQGQIEVLKLSIPQTCYIIGRSVAEIARDSRFPAGTLIIGYQAHPHEALNIPNGSTIIESGFTILAVTKPELVRQLIDFIGLCSS; encoded by the coding sequence ATGTACGTTCTTATTGGTGGGGCTGGAATGATGGGACTGGACTTAGCTAAAACCCTACTACAGAGAGGACATACTATTGCCGTAATAGATACTAATCCTCTTGCTTGTCAATATGCTCGTGAAAAAATTGGCGTAATGGCTTTTGAAGGAAGTGCGGTCAACACAACCGTACTGCTAGAAGCGGGGATTCGTAAAGCCAATGCAGTTATTGCCACTTTAACAGAAGATGCAATCAATCTAGCACTGGTTACTCTGTGCAGACACTACGGCGTATCTCAAATTGTCGTGCGAATGCGCAATCGCGACTTCACCGAACCGTATCAATTGGCGGGTGCAACCCATATTATCAGCACTACAGAGTTAGCCATTAACAGAGTTGTCAACGCGATTGAATATCCCCAAATAGATGCCATGATGCACTTTGAACAGGGACAAATTGAGGTTTTAAAGCTTTCCATTCCCCAAACCTGTTATATAATAGGGCGTAGTGTGGCTGAAATAGCTCGGGATTCTCGGTTTCCTGCAGGCACATTAATTATTGGCTATCAAGCGCATCCTCACGAAGCTTTAAACATTCCCAATGGTAGCACTATCATAGAAAGCGGATTTACTATTTTAGCGGTAACTAAACCCGAACTCGTACGACAACTAATTGATTTTATCGGCTTATGTTCTTCTTAG
- a CDS encoding SWIM zinc finger family protein, whose amino-acid sequence MEFATEEWWVRRWLELLDSYRFKKRLERGRNYAREGNVLSIVFERSQALAAVQGSEAEPYRVAISLEPFPSENRERAIAKMSQPPFTDEDWEAVIQTMSEKAIFSAQLLAGEMPEDIEAVFTANGLSLFPFTLNDVRSRCSCPDKANPCKHIAAVYYQLGDRFKEDPFIIFQLRGRTKEQILEGLRQMRTQKAASLPKEPTDKLENNTEATMPAADETQVNRFWQYDEPLESSLVAIAPPLENKNVLDLLGRIPLPAADTEALEQFLTQTYQTATQQAIMAALSNENK is encoded by the coding sequence ATGGAATTTGCTACAGAAGAATGGTGGGTCAGGCGCTGGTTGGAATTACTCGATTCTTATCGGTTTAAAAAGCGGCTCGAACGAGGCAGAAACTATGCCAGAGAAGGAAACGTTTTAAGTATTGTATTCGAGCGATCGCAAGCTTTAGCGGCAGTGCAGGGTAGCGAAGCCGAACCCTATCGAGTGGCAATTTCTCTCGAACCATTTCCCAGTGAAAATCGCGAACGAGCAATTGCTAAGATGTCTCAGCCTCCCTTTACCGATGAAGATTGGGAAGCTGTAATTCAAACTATGTCTGAAAAAGCGATCTTTTCTGCCCAATTACTGGCAGGAGAAATGCCAGAAGACATTGAAGCCGTGTTTACCGCCAATGGCTTGAGTTTATTTCCCTTTACTCTCAACGACGTTCGCTCTCGCTGTAGCTGTCCCGATAAAGCCAATCCTTGCAAACATATTGCGGCAGTTTACTATCAGTTGGGCGATCGCTTTAAAGAAGATCCCTTTATTATTTTTCAACTTCGCGGCAGAACTAAAGAGCAAATACTTGAAGGTTTGCGGCAGATGCGTACTCAAAAGGCAGCATCATTACCTAAAGAACCAACAGATAAATTAGAAAACAATACTGAGGCTACCATGCCAGCAGCCGATGAAACCCAAGTCAATCGCTTTTGGCAGTACGACGAACCTTTAGAATCTTCCTTAGTAGCGATCGCGCCTCCTTTAGAAAATAAAAATGTTCTCGATTTACTAGGCAGAATTCCGTTGCCAGCTGCCGATACCGAAGCTTTAGAGCAATTTTTAACTCAGACCTATCAAACAGCTACTCAACAGGCGATTATGGCAGCTTTGAGCAATGAAAATAAATAA
- a CDS encoding cation transporter, with the protein MIELKVPTINSSEAADRLKETILTSEPDAKVEIDTNTKKVTVDSKASAETFIELIEAEGHKIEE; encoded by the coding sequence ATGATTGAATTAAAAGTACCTACCATTAATAGTTCCGAAGCTGCTGACAGACTTAAAGAAACTATTCTTACTTCCGAACCAGATGCTAAAGTTGAAATCGATACCAACACTAAAAAAGTAACTGTAGATTCAAAAGCATCAGCAGAAACTTTTATCGAGCTAATTGAAGCTGAGGGTCACAAAATAGAAGAATAG
- a CDS encoding cation:proton antiporter, with amino-acid sequence MERFSNLPLEEPASLPTVEFTGLVNSLIILLLVAIAVALVTRWLRIPYVVGLVLAGLAISKQALPESVGLNPDVILNLFLPILIFEAAINTDISRLRSTVKPIALLAGPGVVLSAVITAFLLKYGLGLSWITASAVGVILTITDTVSVIAAFRSVPVPGRLATIVEGESLFNDGIALVLLSIITTIHLQGAFALGESVEQIFIAFVGGGLLGLGLGYLCVGLFRQLDDAFSNILLTVAVSLGTFQIGQALGVSSAIAVVIAGLVIGNLGLRQTSASIQVTLLNFWEYAGFGVNTFIFLFVGLEVQPPILLETLPTALLAIVIYQIGRVCSIYPLLSFLRFIDRPLPLKWQHVLIFGNVKGSLSMALALSLPFTMPGRMQVITLVFSTVLVSLIGQGLSLPWLVKRLQLIKPSSIGQKIETLQLNLIAAKAAQEELQNLLQSGSLPKFLYEELFASYQARIASSERELRDLYNQRITYLSNKFEDRQYLDGLYRRLYLAEKGAINDAIFNGLLPDGIAQSYLQELNEKLLSLKDD; translated from the coding sequence ATTGAGCGATTTAGTAATTTACCGTTAGAAGAACCCGCTTCCCTACCTACTGTCGAATTCACTGGGTTGGTAAATAGCTTAATTATTCTGCTTCTCGTCGCAATTGCCGTAGCTTTGGTTACCCGATGGCTGCGAATTCCTTATGTAGTGGGTTTAGTTTTAGCGGGTTTGGCAATTTCTAAGCAAGCATTACCCGAATCTGTCGGTCTAAATCCCGATGTAATTCTGAATTTATTTTTGCCTATTCTGATTTTTGAAGCAGCCATTAATACGGATATTAGCCGTTTACGCAGTACAGTTAAGCCCATTGCTTTACTCGCAGGACCAGGGGTAGTTCTATCAGCAGTTATTACAGCTTTTCTTCTTAAATATGGGTTGGGGTTGTCATGGATTACCGCTTCGGCTGTAGGAGTAATTTTAACTATTACCGATACGGTTTCGGTGATTGCTGCCTTCAGAAGCGTTCCCGTACCTGGGCGATTAGCCACCATTGTCGAAGGAGAAAGTCTTTTTAACGATGGAATTGCTTTAGTGTTGTTGAGCATAATTACGACAATTCATCTTCAGGGAGCGTTTGCTCTTGGTGAAAGTGTCGAACAAATTTTTATTGCTTTTGTGGGTGGTGGTCTTCTCGGTTTGGGGTTGGGTTATTTATGTGTGGGGTTATTTCGGCAGTTAGATGATGCTTTTAGTAATATTTTGCTTACGGTAGCAGTCTCTTTAGGAACATTTCAAATCGGTCAAGCCTTGGGAGTTTCTAGTGCGATCGCAGTTGTCATCGCTGGTCTAGTAATTGGTAATTTGGGCTTACGTCAAACCTCTGCCTCAATTCAAGTGACGTTGCTAAATTTCTGGGAATATGCTGGCTTTGGGGTTAATACCTTTATTTTTTTATTCGTAGGTCTTGAAGTTCAACCGCCCATTCTTTTAGAAACTTTGCCCACTGCTCTTTTAGCCATTGTAATTTATCAAATTGGGCGCGTTTGTTCTATCTATCCCTTACTATCTTTCTTGCGTTTTATCGATCGTCCACTTCCTTTAAAATGGCAGCACGTTTTAATTTTTGGCAATGTTAAGGGGTCGCTGTCAATGGCTCTGGCTTTGAGTTTGCCCTTTACTATGCCTGGAAGAATGCAGGTAATTACCTTGGTGTTTAGCACTGTGTTGGTGTCTCTCATCGGACAGGGGCTGAGCTTGCCTTGGTTGGTCAAACGGCTACAGTTAATAAAACCCTCCTCGATCGGGCAGAAAATCGAAACTTTACAACTGAATTTGATTGCAGCTAAAGCTGCTCAGGAAGAACTACAAAATCTCTTGCAATCTGGCAGTTTACCAAAATTTCTTTACGAAGAGCTATTTGCCAGCTATCAAGCTAGAATTGCTTCATCTGAACGAGAACTACGCGATCTTTATAATCAAAGAATAACCTATCTATCAAACAAATTTGAGGATCGGCAATATTTAGATGGTCTATATCGTCGTCTCTATTTAGCAGAAAAAGGAGCGATTAATGACGCCATTTTTAATGGATTGCTTCCAGATGGTATTGCTCAGTCATATCTTCAAGAACTTAACGAAAAACTACTATCTCTCAAAGATGACTAA